In Pungitius pungitius chromosome 2, fPunPun2.1, whole genome shotgun sequence, a single window of DNA contains:
- the eef1g gene encoding elongation factor 1-gamma gives MAAGTLYTYPENWRAFKAQIAAQYSGARLKVASNSPAFTFGQTNRTPAFLNNFPLGKVPAYQGDDGFCLFESNAIAHYLSNEALRGATPQAAAQVLQWVSFADSEIIPPASAWVFPTLGIMQFNKQATEQAKEDVKRAFAVLNQHLNTRTFLVGERVSLADITVACSMLWLYKQVLEPSFRQPYPNVTRWFVTCVNQPQFKAILGEVKLCEKMAQFDAKKFADMQPKKDAPAKKEKVVKEAAKPQEKKEKKKEEKKPAQEEEIDECDAVLAAEPKTKDPFAHLAKSAFVMDEFKRKYSNEDTMTVAIPHFWENFDHEGFSIWYCQYKYPEELTQTFKSCNLISGMFQRLDKLRKNAFASVILFGTNNDSSISGLWIFRGQELVFPLSPDWQIDYESYDWRKLDSKSQECKTMVKEYFAWEGEFKHVGKAFNQGKIFK, from the exons ATGGCGGCGGGG actctGTACACGTACCCAGAGAACTGGCGGGCCTTCAAGGCCCAGATTGCAGCCCAATACAGCGGGGCTCGCCTCAAAGTCGCCAGCAACTCCCCGGCCTTCACCTTCGGGCAGACCAACCGTACTCCTGCCTTCCTCAACAACTTCCCACTGGGAAAG GTACCTGCATACCAGGGAGATGATGGTTTCTGTCTGTTTGAGAGTAATGCCATTGCTCACTACT TGAGCAATGAAGCCCTGCGTGGTGCCACTCCCCAGGCCGCGGCCCAGGTGCTGCAGTGGGTGAGCTTTGCTGACTCTGAGATCATCCCTCCAGCCAGCGCATGGGTCTTCCCTACTCTGGGAATTATGCAGTTCAACAAGCAG GCCACAGAGCAGGCCAAGGAAGACGTGAAAAGGGCCTTTGCCGTGCTGAACCAACACCTCAACACTCGTACTTTCCTAGTGGGAGAGAGGGTCAGCCTGGCTGACATCACTGTGGCGTGCTCGATGCTGTGGCTCTACAAACAG GTCCTTGAGCCTTCTTTCCGTCAGCCTTACCCCAACGTGACCCGCTGGTTCGTTACTTGTGTCAATCAGCCCCAATTCAAGGCCATCCTTGGAGAGGTGAAGCTTTGTGAAAAGATGGCCCAGTTTGATG CCAAGAAGTTTGCTGACATGCAGCCGAAGAAAGATGCACCAGCAAAGAAAGAGAAGGTGGTAAAAGAGGCAGCCAAGCCccaggagaagaaggaaaagaagaaggaagagaagaaaccTGCCCAAGAAGAGGAGATTGATGAATGCGATGCTGTTTTGGCTGCTGAACCCAAAACAAAGGACCCCTTTGCACACCTGGCAAAGAG TGCGTTTGTCATGGATGAGTTCAAGAGGAAGTATTCCAACGAGGACACCATGACCGTAGCCATTCCCCACTTCTGGGAGAACTTTGACCATGAGGGCTTCTCCATCTGGTACTGTCAGTACAAATATCCAGAGGAGCTCACACAAACCTTCAAGAGCTGCAATCTGATCTCAG GTATGTTCCAGCGCCTGGATAAACTCCGAAAGAATGCCTTTGCCAGTGTCATCTTGTTTGGAACAAACAACGACAGCAGCATCTCTGGCCTGTGGATTTTCAGAGGCCAGGAACTGGTCTTCCCT CTATCTCCAGACTGGCAGATTGACTACGAGTCCTATGACTGGCGCAAACTGGATTCCAAAAGCCAGGAGTGCAAGACCATGGTGAAGGAGTACTTTGCATGGGAGGGTGAATTTAAGCACGTGGGTAAAGCCTTCAATCAGGGCAAGATCTTCAAGTGA